One Microcebus murinus isolate Inina chromosome 10, M.murinus_Inina_mat1.0, whole genome shotgun sequence DNA segment encodes these proteins:
- the PLCZ1 gene encoding 1-phosphatidylinositol 4,5-bisphosphate phosphodiesterase zeta-1 isoform X1 yields the protein MGRDFKDRRISTSSPGSVETKWFWSKIQDEFRGGKINLEKTQKLLEKLDVQCNSIHVKHIFKDNDRLKQGRITIEEFRAIYRTIAHREEIIEIFNAYSEDRKILFEYNLVQFLTQEQYTIEMSRTIAVEIIQKYEPIDEVRNEQQMSFEGFTRYMDSPECLLFKHECKKVYQDMTHPLNDYFISSSHNTYLVSDQLVGPSDIWGYVSALVKGCRCLEIDCWDGAQNEPVVYHGYTLTSKLLFKTVVQAIHKYAFMTSDYPVVLSLENHCSPSQQEVMADNLQTIFGESLLADILDDYPDKLPSPEALKFKILVKNKKIGTLKETRERKGSDKHGKVEEWEEPDDIEEEEEDEFKDSSDSLSLKDNQDKETVRRKAISSMLFKKKKTRKLKIALALSDLVIYTKAEKFRSFQHSRMYQQFNENNSIGETRARKLSKLKVQEFIFHTKKFLTRIYPKATRADSSNFNPQEFWNIGCQMVALNFQTPGLPMDLQNGKFLDNGASGYVLKPQFLRDAKSNFNPNKLRDSDPTTLTIRLISGIQLPLSSTSSNKADTSVIIEVFGVPNDQRKQQTRVIKKNAFSPRWNETFTFIIHVPELALIRFVVENQGLITGNEFLGQYTIPLLCMNKGYRRVPLFSRMGESLEPASLFIYVWYVQ from the exons GATAATGACAGGCTGAAACAAGGAAGAATCACCATAGAAGAATTCCGAGCAATTTATCGAACTATTGCACACAGAGAAGAAATTATTGAGATTTTCAATGCATATTCTGAAGACCGAAAAATTCTCTTTGAATATAACCTGGTTCAATTTCTGACACAAGAACAATATACAATTGAGATGAGTAGAACTATTGCTGTTGAGATCATTCAGAAATATGAGCCCATTGATGAAG ttaGGAATGAACAGCAGATGTCATTTGAAGGTTTTACAAGATACATGGATTCACCCGAATGTCTACTATTTAAACATGAATGTAAAAAAGTTTATCAAGATATGACTCATCcgttaaatgattattttatttcatcttcacataACACGTATTTGGTATCTGACCAGTTAGTAGGACCAAGTGACATCTGGGGATATGTGag TGCGCTTGTGAAAGGATGCCGTTGTCTGGAAATTGACTGCTGGGATGGAGCACAAAATGAGCCTGTTGTATACCACGGCTACACGCTGACCAGCAAGCTTCTGTTTAAAACTGTTGTCCAAGCAATACACAAATATGCATTCATG ACATCTGACTACCCAGTGGTGCTCTCTTTAGAAAATCACTGCTCCCCTTCCCAACAAGAAGTGATGGCAGACAATTTGCAGACTATTTTTGGAGAGTCTCTGCTTGCTGATATTCTTGATGATTATCCGGACAAACTACCTTCCCCAGAG GcactaaaattcaaaatattagttaaaaataagaaaataggaacCTTAAAGGAAACCCGTGAAAGGAAAGGTTCTGATAAGCATGGTAAGGTGGAGGAATGGGAAGAACCGGACGAtatagaggaggaagaggaggatgaatTTAAAGACTCATCTGATAGTTTGTCATTAAAAGACAATCAAGATAAGGAAACAGTCAGAAGAAAGGCAATTTCATCAATGCTTTTCAAGAAAAAGAAG accaGGAAGCTAAAAATTGCTCTGGCCTTATCTGATCTTGTCATTTATACTAAAGCTGAGAAGTTCAGAAGCTTTCAACATTCAAGAATGTATCagcaatttaatgaaaataattctattgGGGAGACAAGAGCCCGAAAACTTTCAAAGTTGAAAG TCCAAGAGTTTATTTTTCACACCAAGAAGTTCCTTACCAGAATATATCCCAAAGCAACAAGAGCAGACTCTTCTAATTTTAATCCTCAAGAATTTTGGAATATAGGTTGTCAAATGG tGGCCTTAAACTTCCAGACCCCTGGTTTGCCTATGGACCTACAAAATGGCAAATTTTTGGATAATGGTGCTTCTGGCTATGTTTTGAAACCACAATTCCTAAGAGATGCTAAATCAAACTTTAACCCAAATAAACTAAGAGACAGTGATCCAACTACACTTACAATAAGG CTCATCAGTGGTATCCAGTTGCCTCTTAGCAGCACATCATCTAACAAAGCTGACACGTCAGTGATTATAGAAGTTTTTGGTGTTCCAAATGATCAAAGGAAGCAGCAGACTcgtgtaattaaaaaaaatg cttttagTCCAAGATGGAATGAAACATTCACATTTATCATTCATGTGCCAGAATTGGCATTGATACGTTTCGTTGTTGAAAATCAAGGTTTAATAACAGGAAATGAATTTCTTGGGCAATATACTATACCACTTCTATGTATGAACAAAG GTTACCGTCGTGTTCCTCTGTTTTCCAGAATGGGTGAGAGTCTTGAGCCTGCTTCACTGTTTATTTATGTGTGGTACGTCCAATAG